Part of the Devosia sp. SL43 genome, CTTCTCCTTGCCGACACCCGTGTCACGCGGGGCAGGGGCCACCTCGTCGGGCATGGCGTTGGTATAGAGCTCCATATAGTCCTGCATCAGCTCATAGCAGAAGATGACTTCCACGGTTTCCGGATCGTAGAAGGCATTGGCCTCGCCGCAGCGCTTGGCGTTGAATGCCACCGGTTCGCGCAGGCTGTAGTTCTGCCGCAGCTCCTCGGCCACCTCGTCGAACACGCCGCTCGACTTGAAGGCATCGGCTGCCGCCTTCAGCCGGCCGCTGACATCGTGATAGGTCACAACCACGTCGGTACCCTGGCCGGACTTGTTGCTGCGGCTCCCCAATAGCCCCTGCAGGCTCCGGTTCACCGTGTCATAGTCCCAGTAGCAGCTGTCCTGCCGGTCGCGCTCCATGCGGTATTCATTGGCGATGGGGCGGAAAGCGGTGTCGTCCATGCCCACCATCAGGCAGACGATGGCATAGGCGCGCTGCTTGTCGAGGCTATGCGCACCGGCAAAGTCCGTCTCGTCGCCGCCGCTGTCATAGGCAATGCCCGAAAGAATCCAGCCCTGCGCCGCATCGGCCAGTGCTGTGTCGGCCTCCGACGTCCGCTTGTTGAGCAGTGTCCAGGTCGCCATGTTGTCCGCCGCATCTTCTTCCTTGCCCAGAATGGGCAGGTCGAGCTGATGGAACAGCAGATGCGCCACCTCGTGGTAGAGCACGAATAGGCTATTATTGTAGGCGAAGCGCCGGACTTCGGCGCGCTGCGCCTTGGTCAGGTCCTGCGCTTGCGCGAGGCCGGGGATCCAGAGCAGGCAGAGCAGCAGGGCAAGAACCAGCTTTGAACCATGGACGCGCATAGTGCACTTTCAGCGTTGCTTACCGCCAGCAAATGGTAAGGCGGTCGCGCTGTCAATTGCCCACGCGATGACAAGTTAAGCAGGCCCTGGCGCCCAGTCCTTTTCGGCTAGCTCGAAGCCGGAAAACTGGAAGCCCGGCGCCACCGTGCAGCCGACCAGCGTCCACTCGCCAGTGCTAATCGCCGATTGCCAAGCCTGCTGCGGCACCACCACCTGCGGCCGCTGTCCGGCATCGAGGTCCGCCCCCAGGATATGCACATCGATGCTCGTGCCATCCGAGATGCGCAGGTTGAGCGGCGCGCCGGCATAGAAATGCCAGACCTCGACAGCATCCACCCGGTGCCAGTGCGAGGCGTCCCCCGCCTCAAGCAGGTAGTAGATCGCCGTCGAACGGGCGCGCCCGTCCACCTGGGACTGATCCTCGAAGGTCTGCGCATACCAGCCGCCTTCAGGATGCTTCTGCATACCGAGCGTGAAAATCACGTCCTTGGCGGCCAGCTTTCTCATGCGCGCTCAGCTTCCTCCAGCTCGGCGCTCAGCGCCAGCCACTGCTCTTCGGTGGTTTCGAGATCGGCGCCTAAGCGCGCCTTGTCCTTGCCCAGCGTAATGACCCGCTCGGGAGCGCCGTTGTAGACTTTTGGGTCTTCGAGCTGGGCATCGATTTTGCCGATTTCCACCTTCAAACGGGCGATCTTGGTTTCCGCATCCTTAATGGAGTTCTTGAGCGGCGCGATCTCGGCGCGGCGGGCCGCAGCCTGCGCCTTGTCCGCCTTGCGATCCGCCTTCGAGCCGCCCTTGCCCTCCTTGTTGGAGGTAATGCTGCGCTGATAGCTGTCGAGGTCCTCGTCCAGCTCGCGGATGGTGCCGCCTTCGGCAATCCACAGCGTGTCGCAGGTCGCTTCGATCAGATGGCGATCGTGGCTGATGATCAGCACCGCGCCTTCGTAGTCGTTGAGCGCATGCACCAGCGCGTCGCGGCTGTCGATGTCGAGATGGTTGGTCGGCTCGTCGAGAATCATCATGCCCGGCCCGCCAAAGGTGATCAGCCCCATCAACAGGCGCGCCCGTTCGCCACCGCTGAGATTCTTGGCTAGCGTATCCATGCGCGACTTGGTCAGTCCCATCTGGCTCAGCCGCGACCGGCGCTTGGCCTCGCTGTCGGTGGGCATCAGCTCGACCACATGCTCGAACGGCGTCCATTCCGGCTTGAGCTTGTCCATCTGGTGCTGCGCAAAATGCGCGATCTCCAGCTTCTTGCCCTTGCGCAGCGTGCCGCCCATCGCCTGGATGTCGCCCGCCAGCAGCTTGGCAAAGGTCGACTTGCCATTGCCATTGACGCCGATCAGCGCGATCCGGTCTTCCGGGTCGATCCGCATGTTGACGTTGCGCAGGATGGTCTTGCTGCCATAGCCCGCCGACACGCCATCCAGCGAGATCATAGGCGTGGCCAGCTCGGCCTTTGGCTGCTGGAAGGTGAACGGTGCCGAATATTCGTCGAACATGGCCGCCGGCGGCTTGAGCTTCTCGATCATCTTCATCCGCGATTGCGCCTGCTTGGCCTTGCTGGCCTTTGCCTTGAAGCGATCGACGAACTTCTGCAGATGCGCCACCTGGTCGAGCGCTTTGTCTCGGCTCTTGTTGTTGAGCTCCATCTGCATGCGGCGGGTATTCTCGAACGTGTCGTAGTTCCCCTTGTAGAAGGTGAACTTGCGATGCTCGAGATGGATGATCGAGTTGACCGACTTGTTCAGCAGGTCACGATCGTGGCTGATCATGAAGACCGTATAGGGGTAGGTAGCCAGATACTTCTCCAGCCACAGCGTTCCTTCGAGATCGAGATAGTTGGTCGGCTCGTCTAGCAGCAGCAGGTCCGGCTGGCTGAACAGCACGCCGGCCAGCGACACGCGCATGCGCCAGCCGCCCGAAAGCTCATGCGTCGGCGCATTCTGCCGATCCTGCTCGAAGCCCAGACCCTTGAGGATCGACGAGGCTCGCGCCTCCGCGGTATGCGCGTCGATATCGGCCAGCCGCATATAGATTTCGCCGATGCGATCCGGGTCGGTTGCCGTTTCGGCCTCCGCCATCAGCGCCGTGCGCTCCTTGTCGGCGGCCATCACGACTTCGAGCACCGTCTCGTTGCCCGCAGGCGCTTCCTGCGCCACCGCGCCGATACGGGCCTTCTTGACCAGCTCGATCGAACCAGCATCGGCCGACAGATGCCCCTGGATCAGGTGGAACAGGGTGGTCTTGCCGGTGCCGTTCTTGCCCACGAATCCGGTCTTGGACCCGGTGGGCAATACCACGGAGGCGTCCTCGAACAGTTCGCGGCCCTGGATGCGATAGGTAAGGTTGTTGATCGTAAGCATGATGCGTAATTCTATGGAGAAGGCAGGCTGATAAGCGCAACGGGTGAAACCGTGGCAACAGGCCTGCGACAAAGTGTTCGCTGCTGGATAGAGTTAAGCAGGCCTTATGGCAACCGCCTTGGCCGCATGGCGCCCCTGAGGGCTTTACAATCTCAGTGGTGTTTCGTTTTGCGCCGGTCAATATTCTCCTTGGTGAGGCAAACTCACCGAGGGAGAAAATGCAATGCGTCAGATCATTCTCGCCAGCGCCTTTGCGCTGGCAACCATCGGCATGGCCGCAGCCCAGGACGTGGGAGGCAGCTATGCCGTCGACGGCACCAATATCAACGGCTCGCCCTATAGCGGCACGGCCGAAATCACACTGCTCAGCGAAACCACCTGCGCCATCGAATGGACCACCGGTCCCACCACCTCGACCGGCATCTGCATGCGCAATGGCAATGCCTTTTCGGCCGGCTACGTCCTCGGCGACGCTATCGGCCTGCTCATCTACGAGATCCTGGAAGACGGCTCCATGGAGGGCATCTGGACCGTAGCAGGGCAGGACGGCACCGGCACCGAAACCCTTACGCCACAGTAAGTAAGTCATTGGCGGCACGGACATCGACATGCCCGTGCCGCTTTGTCACGCTTTCCTCCTGTCAGGAGATTCCCGTCTCGGGATTCAGCACAGGAAAGGATGACGACATGAACTTCGCCACTTTCGGCCTCGCCTCCACTATCGCGCTGGCCGCCACGGGCCTGGTCCAGGCCCAGGAAACAGCCCGCCTCGACGATCTGGATGCTGACCGCCTCAACGCATCGCAGATCATCATCGAGTTCGAATACGAAGGCGGTGCATGCGAAGCGGTTGGCACGGCCCAGCTTGGCGACGTCGTCGACGGCACACTTTCAGTCACCTTCCCAACCACCAGCACCGCTGAAATCTGCACTCAGCAGATCGTCGAGATCGAGGTCGAGCAGGCCATCGCCGCCGACGTGTCCGTCACCCAGGTCGAAGTGACACTGTTGACCCCTGATGGTTCCGTCCGCGCCACCGGAACCGACCGCGTTCACGACTGACGTTAGCCTTGGCGCAGCGCGCCGTCTTGCCTCCGTCAAACTTCGCCGCTACAAGGCGCGACCTTTCCAACAGACCCATTCAAGGATCGACCCTCATGGCGCTCGAACGCACTTTCTCCATCATCAAGCCCGATGCTGTCCGTCGCAACCTCATCGGCAAGATCGTCGCCAAGTTCGAAGAAGCCGGTCTCCGCCCGATCGCCCTCAAGAAGATCCACATGACCCGCGCTCAGGCCGAAGGCTTTTACGCGGTCCACAAGGAACGCCCCTTCTTTGGTGAACTGGTCGAGCAGATGATCGCTTCGCCGGTCGTCGTGCAGGTTCTGGAAGGCGAAGGCGCCATCCTCAAGAACCGCGAAGTCATGGGCGCGACCAACCCGGCCAACGCTGCCGAAGGCACCATCCGCAAGGAATTCGCACTCTCGATCGGCGAAAACTCGGTCCACGGCTCCGACGCTCCCGAAACCGCTGCCGAAGAGATCAAGTTCTTCTTCAACGACGACGAGCTGGTTGGGTGAGACCCGACGGCTGGCTCTTGCCAGCCGGCAAATCGCTCCAGTGGAGCGATTTGAGGGGCGAACGCCCTGAGCCTTGCGAAGGGCCGGACCGGCCCTTCGCAAGGCACTCAATCCCGAGGCCGCCCGCCGGGCGGCCTTTTGCTTTGTTTGTGCTATGGTGTGTCCAACCACCACAGCGTCATTCCCAGTATAGCGGGAATCTCCCTTACCGGTCGCATTCGCGGCCATGACGCCAATGTTTGGCGGCGTCCAGAAAGTCCAGAAATGTCCCTGCCTGAAACCATTCTCCCCCCTCTTGCCCGTGCGCTCGCCGCCAAGGGCTACGACACCCTCACGCCCGTCCAGGCCGCCATCATCGAAGATGAAACCGCCGGCCGCGATCTCCTCGTCTCCGCCCAGACCGGCTCCGGCAAGACCGTCGCCTTCGGCATGGCCATTGCGCCGACGCTGCTCGGGGACGCCGAGCGCTTCACCGAAGTCGGCGCCCCGCTGGCTCTGCTGATCGCGCCGACCCGCGAACTGGCCCTCCAGGTGCAGCGCGAACTTGAGTGGCTCTATGCCGAGACCGGCGCCAAGACGGCATCCTGCGTCGGCGGCATGGATGCGCGCACCGAGCGCCGCGCCCTCGAACGCGGCGCTCATATCGTCGTCGGCACCCCCGGTCGCCTGCGCGATCACATCACCCGCGGCGCCCTCGACATGTCGGCCCTGCGCGCCGTCGTCCTCGACGAAGCGGACGAGATGCTCGATCTCGGCTTCCGCGAAGACCTCGAATTCATCCTCGACGCCGCCCCCGAAGACCGCCGCACGCTGCTGTTCTCCGCGACTGTTCCCAAGCCCATCGCCCAACTGGCCAAGACGTTCCAGCGCGACGCCCTGCGTGTCGCCGCGACCAGCGCCAACGAGCAGCATGCCGATATCGACTACAAGCTGATGCTGGTTCCCGCTGCCGAGCGCGAAAACGCCATCATCAACACGCTGCTCTACTTTGAGTCCGTCAACACTATCGTCTTCGCCTCCACCCGCGAAGGCGTGAAGCACCTGTCCTCGCGCCTGCACAACAGGGGCTTCGACGTCGTCACCCTGTCGGGCGAGCTCAGCCAGGCCGAGCGCACCAATGCGCTGCAATCCATGCGCGATGGCCGCGCCCGCATCTGCGTCGCCACCGACGTCGCGGCGCGCGGTATCGACCTACCCAATCTCGACCTGGTCATCCACGCCGACCTGCCGACCAATTCCGATACGCTGCTGCACCGTTCGGG contains:
- a CDS encoding DUF4344 domain-containing metallopeptidase encodes the protein MRVHGSKLVLALLLCLLWIPGLAQAQDLTKAQRAEVRRFAYNNSLFVLYHEVAHLLFHQLDLPILGKEEDAADNMATWTLLNKRTSEADTALADAAQGWILSGIAYDSGGDETDFAGAHSLDKQRAYAIVCLMVGMDDTAFRPIANEYRMERDRQDSCYWDYDTVNRSLQGLLGSRSNKSGQGTDVVVTYHDVSGRLKAAADAFKSSGVFDEVAEELRQNYSLREPVAFNAKRCGEANAFYDPETVEVIFCYELMQDYMELYTNAMPDEVAPAPRDTGVGKEKTSKF
- a CDS encoding ABC-F family ATP-binding cassette domain-containing protein → MLTINNLTYRIQGRELFEDASVVLPTGSKTGFVGKNGTGKTTLFHLIQGHLSADAGSIELVKKARIGAVAQEAPAGNETVLEVVMAADKERTALMAEAETATDPDRIGEIYMRLADIDAHTAEARASSILKGLGFEQDRQNAPTHELSGGWRMRVSLAGVLFSQPDLLLLDEPTNYLDLEGTLWLEKYLATYPYTVFMISHDRDLLNKSVNSIIHLEHRKFTFYKGNYDTFENTRRMQMELNNKSRDKALDQVAHLQKFVDRFKAKASKAKQAQSRMKMIEKLKPPAAMFDEYSAPFTFQQPKAELATPMISLDGVSAGYGSKTILRNVNMRIDPEDRIALIGVNGNGKSTFAKLLAGDIQAMGGTLRKGKKLEIAHFAQHQMDKLKPEWTPFEHVVELMPTDSEAKRRSRLSQMGLTKSRMDTLAKNLSGGERARLLMGLITFGGPGMMILDEPTNHLDIDSRDALVHALNDYEGAVLIISHDRHLIEATCDTLWIAEGGTIRELDEDLDSYQRSITSNKEGKGGSKADRKADKAQAAARRAEIAPLKNSIKDAETKIARLKVEIGKIDAQLEDPKVYNGAPERVITLGKDKARLGADLETTEEQWLALSAELEEAERA
- a CDS encoding cupin domain-containing protein — encoded protein: MRKLAAKDVIFTLGMQKHPEGGWYAQTFEDQSQVDGRARSTAIYYLLEAGDASHWHRVDAVEVWHFYAGAPLNLRISDGTSIDVHILGADLDAGQRPQVVVPQQAWQSAISTGEWTLVGCTVAPGFQFSGFELAEKDWAPGPA
- the ndk gene encoding nucleoside-diphosphate kinase; this encodes MALERTFSIIKPDAVRRNLIGKIVAKFEEAGLRPIALKKIHMTRAQAEGFYAVHKERPFFGELVEQMIASPVVVQVLEGEGAILKNREVMGATNPANAAEGTIRKEFALSIGENSVHGSDAPETAAEEIKFFFNDDELVG
- a CDS encoding DEAD/DEAH box helicase, translated to MSLPETILPPLARALAAKGYDTLTPVQAAIIEDETAGRDLLVSAQTGSGKTVAFGMAIAPTLLGDAERFTEVGAPLALLIAPTRELALQVQRELEWLYAETGAKTASCVGGMDARTERRALERGAHIVVGTPGRLRDHITRGALDMSALRAVVLDEADEMLDLGFREDLEFILDAAPEDRRTLLFSATVPKPIAQLAKTFQRDALRVAATSANEQHADIDYKLMLVPAAERENAIINTLLYFESVNTIVFASTREGVKHLSSRLHNRGFDVVTLSGELSQAERTNALQSMRDGRARICVATDVAARGIDLPNLDLVIHADLPTNSDTLLHRSGRTGRAGRKGTCVIIAPMHRRAVAQRVLKTAKLDVTMMAPPSAEAIEARYRESILSSEMLSKPIAEEETDFVAQLMARHSVEAIAAAYLRQQLASRPAPEDVSDAPVFDKPGDKDPRTREKFEGGTWFKVTVGRKHKAEPRWLLPMLCKAGNVTKTAIGSIRIFDTESIFEVAAPKADAFAKSIEKNGSGERGVTISAVDGPGERRAGPPPSQRRPPGPVERYDPNAPRPERNDRQHRYGSSGLRPDDLEAPATTGGWNPAGDAEAPRPPKPDFDKPRAPKASKAPPSKDKGKPKWAGKPADGAAKKPKDHKAKRKPQV